The Sphingomonas sp. So64.6b genome includes a region encoding these proteins:
- the gspF gene encoding type II secretion system inner membrane protein GspF — protein sequence MPDFDYLVIDTAGREKRGHIAAASIDEARDALDRKRMYVVKIEAGSGAPSRGKPLLSDLRLGRRKMNVKQLTLFTRQLATLNQVSPLEESLRTITRQTEQASVREIVSSVHAGVMEGRRLAEAMGREPKSFPPLYRAMVAAGERSGSLPIILDRLSVLLERQAEINGKLVTTLAYPTVLAVVAMGVVTALMAFVVPQVVEQFDTVGQQLPLLTRIVIGLSGFLVGYWWVMLLVVALAGLIAWQALKQPSIRLAFDGWLLRIPLLGRLLRDLHAARMARTLATMVASRLPLLDGLTLTAGTIHNRRLRQASDEIAESIRGGGSLSAAMRRSGVFPPLLTYLAASGESAGKLDEMLERAADYLEREFDRFTATALSLLEPAIIVVMGGIVATIVLSILLPILQLNTLAGQ from the coding sequence ATGCCTGATTTCGACTATCTGGTAATCGATACTGCCGGACGCGAGAAGCGCGGGCACATTGCCGCGGCGTCGATCGACGAGGCGCGCGATGCGCTCGATCGCAAGCGAATGTATGTCGTGAAGATCGAGGCGGGCTCGGGAGCACCGTCGCGCGGCAAGCCTTTATTGTCCGATCTGCGCCTCGGACGTCGCAAGATGAATGTGAAGCAACTCACGCTTTTTACGCGACAATTGGCGACGCTCAACCAGGTTTCACCGCTTGAGGAATCGCTTCGCACCATCACCCGCCAGACCGAGCAGGCCTCGGTCCGCGAGATCGTCTCCAGCGTTCATGCCGGCGTGATGGAGGGCAGGCGGCTCGCCGAGGCGATGGGGCGCGAGCCAAAGAGTTTCCCGCCGCTCTACCGCGCAATGGTCGCGGCGGGTGAGCGATCGGGATCGCTGCCGATCATTCTCGACCGCTTGTCGGTCCTTCTTGAACGCCAGGCGGAGATCAACGGCAAGCTCGTCACTACGCTTGCCTATCCAACCGTGCTTGCGGTGGTCGCGATGGGCGTGGTTACCGCGCTGATGGCATTCGTCGTGCCGCAGGTGGTCGAGCAGTTCGACACCGTCGGCCAGCAATTGCCGCTGCTGACGCGAATCGTGATCGGGCTGTCGGGATTTCTGGTCGGCTATTGGTGGGTGATGCTGCTAGTCGTCGCGCTTGCGGGCTTGATCGCCTGGCAAGCGCTCAAGCAGCCGTCGATCCGTCTCGCGTTCGACGGCTGGCTGCTGCGCATTCCCTTGCTCGGCAGGTTGTTGCGCGATCTCCATGCCGCGCGCATGGCGCGGACACTGGCGACGATGGTCGCCAGCCGCCTGCCGTTGCTCGACGGGCTGACGCTCACTGCCGGCACGATCCACAATCGCCGCCTGCGCCAGGCATCCGACGAGATCGCCGAATCGATTCGCGGCGGCGGCAGCCTGTCGGCGGCAATGCGCCGCTCGGGCGTCTTCCCGCCGCTGCTGACCTATCTGGCCGCATCGGGTGAATCCGCCGGCAAGCTGGACGAGATGCTCGAACGCGCCGCCGACTATCTTGAACGCGAATTCGATCGCTTCACCGCCACTGCTTTGTCGCTGCTGGAGCCCGCGATCATCGTCGTGATGGGCGGCATCGTCGCGACGATCGTGCTATCGATCCTGCTGCCGATCCTGCAGCTCAACACACTGGCCGGACAATGA
- a CDS encoding ATPase, T2SS/T4P/T4SS family, with amino-acid sequence MIGIPYAFARRFGVVLEPSDGDHLAIAMREGSDPRVLLELRRHLARPFDVGFVSPEDFDRRLSDAYAMDGQAAAVAAGTLGLGDELDMLAGDLPTADDLLDTADDAPAIRLINGIIADAARNGVSDIHIEPYETGLVVRMRIDGVLRETLRMPPHVAPVIVSRVKVMARLDIAERRVPQDGRIGLTLGGKLLDVRVSTLPSRAGERVVLRILDKENAGITLDVLGMTAAINTMLKGAISEPNGIILVTGPTGSGKTTTLYAALRLLNDGSRNILTVEDPVEYAMDGIGQTQVNPKVGLTFAAGLRAILRQDPDVVMVGEIRDRETAEIAVQASLTGHLVLSTVHTNDAVGAITRMRDMKIEPFLLASTLRAVIAQRLVRRLCQNCRRPVQAQGSVSALLGFDPGAIVYEPVGCEECNNTGFKGRIGVFEAIRIDETIRRLINDGGDEAIIARHAFVNSPNLGSAARQLVRDGLTTPEEAVRVSRRDMADVEAPLVVDADTDA; translated from the coding sequence ATGATCGGCATTCCCTATGCCTTTGCCCGCCGCTTCGGCGTGGTGCTTGAACCGTCCGATGGCGATCATCTGGCGATCGCGATGCGTGAAGGATCCGATCCGCGCGTGTTACTCGAACTGCGCCGCCATCTCGCCCGGCCATTCGATGTCGGGTTCGTTTCCCCTGAGGATTTCGACCGCCGGCTGTCCGATGCTTATGCAATGGACGGCCAGGCGGCGGCCGTCGCTGCGGGCACGCTCGGGCTGGGCGACGAACTCGACATGCTGGCCGGCGATTTACCGACCGCCGACGATCTGCTCGACACCGCAGACGATGCACCCGCGATTCGCCTGATTAACGGCATCATCGCCGACGCCGCGCGCAACGGCGTGTCGGACATCCATATCGAGCCATATGAGACCGGCCTGGTCGTGCGCATGCGCATTGACGGCGTGCTGCGCGAGACATTGCGCATGCCGCCGCATGTCGCCCCGGTCATCGTCAGCCGCGTCAAGGTCATGGCGCGGCTCGACATCGCCGAACGGCGCGTGCCGCAGGACGGACGGATCGGCCTGACGCTGGGCGGCAAGCTGCTCGACGTGCGCGTCTCGACCCTGCCGAGCCGTGCCGGCGAGCGTGTCGTGCTGCGTATCCTGGACAAGGAAAATGCCGGGATCACGCTCGACGTGCTCGGCATGACCGCGGCGATCAACACCATGCTGAAAGGCGCGATCTCGGAGCCCAACGGCATCATCCTGGTCACCGGCCCGACCGGTTCGGGCAAGACGACGACGCTTTATGCCGCACTTCGCCTGCTCAACGACGGCAGCCGCAACATCCTGACGGTCGAGGACCCGGTCGAATATGCCATGGACGGTATCGGCCAGACTCAGGTCAATCCCAAGGTCGGGCTGACCTTCGCCGCCGGTCTGCGCGCGATCCTGCGCCAGGATCCCGATGTCGTGATGGTCGGCGAAATCCGCGACAGGGAAACCGCGGAAATCGCGGTCCAGGCATCGCTGACCGGGCATCTCGTGCTTTCGACTGTCCATACCAACGACGCGGTCGGCGCGATCACGCGGATGCGCGACATGAAGATCGAGCCGTTCCTGCTTGCCTCGACCTTGCGCGCCGTCATCGCGCAGCGGCTGGTACGGCGGCTGTGCCAGAATTGCCGCAGGCCGGTGCAGGCGCAAGGGTCGGTCTCGGCGCTGCTGGGCTTCGATCCCGGTGCGATTGTCTATGAACCGGTCGGCTGCGAGGAGTGCAATAATACCGGCTTCAAAGGCCGGATCGGCGTGTTCGAAGCGATCCGCATCGACGAGACAATCCGCCGCCTGATCAATGATGGCGGCGACGAAGCGATCATTGCGCGCCATGCCTTTGTCAATTCGCCCAATCTCGGTTCGGCCGCGCGGCAGCTTGTGCGCGACGGTCTGACCACGCCGGAGGAAGCGGTCCGCGTCTCGCGGCGTGACATGGCTGACGTCGAAGCGCCGCTTGTCGTCGACGCGGATACCGATGCCTGA
- the gspD gene encoding type II secretion system secretin GspD: MKKQILAPVLACVLAGPILAQTTLNVRDADIRAFIADAAKVTGRTFIIDSRVQGKVTVVTDRPLSRSEYFEVFLSTLRANGLVAVPTSNGAFRVQPTDNAASQPSRVGARGASRNSFVTEVIRLRSIDSASAVETVRPLVSPQGSVTANRGGNSIVVVDFADNVRRVREVLRQVDTDNAATRVVALKNAGAREIASALQSLIGGGGQGGQGSAPGPSATVVAITSSNSIALRGDAATVSRLAAVAEDLDRRAKNGTEIRVVFLENADAEQLLPVLQQLVGQTPTQPSSSGTNTLSRSNFGGTAANSQNSQSSSTAQPPQQAVPTASGGTGQAAIVAEGGRTASVITRFAGANAIVIAAPAEVQRQLNEVVRQLDTRREQVLVEAIVAEVSDATASKLGVQFLLAGLPGSGVPTFATSYSNSAPSLLTIAGAVGARQLNTTTTTINGTTVTTSTNSTVSDSLAQSALSSILGASGGFGGGAFNLGKDAIFGTIINAVKSDTTSNLLQAPSLTTLDNQAARILVGQEIPITTGQALSTNFDNAFRTVQRENVGIQLEVRPQVNSSGAIKLFLHQQVSSIAGPVSSDNSDLILNKREVETTLTVDDGQIAIIGGLLSDDERRTIEKVPLLGDLPAIGALFRSKAKQRTKTNLMIFIRPTILRTPEDTRRVTEQRYGYLRLQQAGQSPNQEPSIDQLVRDYMGAAPPIPSAPVPGNIEDPRIGVPVMRNSTKVLKPQGDR; this comes from the coding sequence ATGAAAAAACAGATCCTTGCACCCGTTCTCGCCTGCGTCCTCGCCGGGCCGATCCTTGCGCAGACGACGCTGAACGTCCGCGACGCCGATATCCGCGCCTTTATCGCCGATGCGGCCAAGGTGACCGGACGGACTTTCATCATCGACAGCCGGGTGCAGGGCAAGGTGACGGTGGTGACCGACCGGCCGCTCAGCCGCTCGGAATATTTCGAGGTCTTCCTGTCGACCTTGCGCGCCAACGGCCTGGTCGCGGTGCCGACCTCGAACGGCGCCTTCCGCGTCCAGCCGACCGACAATGCCGCGTCGCAGCCAAGCCGGGTCGGCGCGCGCGGCGCCTCACGCAACAGCTTCGTAACCGAGGTGATCCGGTTGCGCTCGATCGATTCCGCCTCCGCGGTTGAGACAGTGCGGCCGCTGGTCAGCCCGCAAGGCTCGGTCACCGCCAATCGTGGCGGCAATTCGATCGTGGTGGTCGATTTCGCCGACAATGTCCGCCGCGTGCGTGAAGTGCTGCGCCAGGTCGATACCGACAACGCCGCAACCCGCGTCGTCGCGCTCAAGAATGCCGGCGCGCGAGAGATCGCCAGCGCGCTCCAGTCGTTGATCGGCGGGGGCGGGCAGGGCGGCCAGGGATCCGCGCCTGGCCCCAGCGCGACCGTGGTTGCGATCACCAGTTCCAATTCGATTGCCCTGCGCGGCGACGCAGCGACCGTATCGCGGCTCGCGGCGGTCGCCGAGGATCTCGACCGTCGTGCCAAGAACGGCACCGAGATCCGCGTCGTGTTCCTCGAAAATGCCGATGCCGAACAGCTTTTGCCGGTGCTGCAGCAGCTTGTCGGGCAAACGCCGACCCAGCCTTCGTCCAGCGGCACCAACACCTTGTCGCGCTCCAATTTCGGCGGCACGGCAGCGAACAGCCAGAATAGTCAGAGCAGCAGTACCGCGCAGCCCCCACAACAGGCCGTACCGACGGCGAGCGGTGGTACCGGGCAAGCCGCGATCGTTGCCGAGGGCGGCCGCACCGCATCGGTCATCACGCGCTTCGCCGGTGCCAATGCGATCGTCATCGCCGCGCCGGCCGAAGTGCAGCGCCAGCTCAACGAAGTCGTGCGGCAACTCGATACAAGGCGTGAACAGGTGCTGGTCGAGGCGATCGTCGCCGAAGTGTCCGACGCGACCGCGAGCAAACTCGGCGTGCAGTTCCTGCTCGCCGGCCTGCCCGGTAGCGGTGTTCCGACCTTCGCCACCAGCTACAGCAATTCCGCGCCGAGCCTGCTGACCATCGCCGGCGCGGTCGGCGCGCGTCAGCTCAACACCACGACGACCACGATCAACGGTACCACCGTCACGACATCGACCAACAGCACGGTCAGCGATTCGCTCGCGCAATCGGCGCTCAGCTCGATCCTTGGCGCCAGCGGCGGTTTTGGCGGCGGTGCCTTCAACCTCGGCAAGGACGCGATTTTCGGCACGATCATCAATGCGGTCAAATCCGACACCACGTCCAACCTGCTCCAGGCGCCGTCGCTGACCACGCTGGACAATCAGGCGGCACGCATTCTGGTCGGCCAGGAGATCCCGATCACTACCGGTCAGGCGCTATCGACCAATTTCGACAATGCCTTTCGCACCGTGCAGCGCGAGAATGTCGGCATCCAGCTCGAGGTCCGCCCGCAGGTCAATTCGAGCGGCGCGATCAAGCTGTTCTTGCATCAGCAGGTCAGTTCGATCGCTGGTCCGGTGTCGAGCGACAATAGCGACCTGATCCTCAACAAGCGCGAGGTCGAAACCACCCTGACCGTCGATGACGGCCAGATCGCGATCATTGGCGGCCTGCTCAGCGACGATGAGCGCCGCACGATCGAGAAGGTGCCGTTGCTCGGCGATTTGCCGGCGATCGGCGCGCTGTTCCGGTCCAAGGCCAAGCAGCGCACCAAGACCAATCTGATGATCTTCATCCGCCCGACCATTTTGCGCACGCCCGAGGACACACGTCGCGTGACCGAACAGCGCTACGGCTATCTCCGCCTGCAACAGGCGGGGCAATCGCCCAATCAGGAGCCAAGCATCGATCAGCTGGTGCGCGACTATATGGGCGCGGCGCCGCCGATCCCATCGGCGCCGGTGCCGGGCAATATCGAGGATCCGCGGATCGGCGTACCGGTGATGCGCAATTCGACCAAGGTGCTGAAGCCACAGGGAGATCGATGA
- a CDS encoding type II secretion system protein N, with protein MRLELDARARRILRRLPRTNIYSALELLLLAVLAVQCARLLWVIVTPVGPLGNWRPAEPGVSGSPAAILHGFDPFFRLSAGGDGKPATVTSLQITLFGTRIDEAAGGGSAIIAGPDGIQQSVAVGAEIIPGVKLKSVAFDHVTIDRGGAVEDLFLDQSNAVQTVAPASTPGGAPPPPPGGTAPRGTTLAQVQSDIGFIPRVDSGRVTGLVVRSQGSGAAFRAANLRDGDIVTAIGGRAVTGQGDIERVAGQLAGGGNLSLTVERGNTIIPLVITIAGQ; from the coding sequence ATGCGCCTCGAACTCGACGCCCGCGCGCGCCGTATCCTTCGGCGGCTCCCGCGCACCAATATCTATTCGGCACTCGAGCTCCTGTTGCTCGCGGTGCTGGCGGTGCAATGCGCGCGATTGCTCTGGGTGATCGTCACGCCCGTTGGCCCGCTTGGCAATTGGCGGCCGGCCGAACCTGGCGTATCCGGCTCACCCGCCGCTATCCTGCACGGGTTCGATCCGTTCTTCCGCCTCAGCGCCGGGGGCGACGGCAAGCCAGCGACCGTCACCTCGTTGCAGATCACTCTGTTCGGCACGCGCATCGATGAAGCCGCCGGTGGCGGCTCCGCGATCATCGCCGGGCCGGACGGCATCCAGCAAAGCGTTGCGGTCGGCGCGGAAATCATCCCCGGCGTCAAATTGAAGTCGGTCGCGTTCGACCATGTCACGATCGACCGTGGCGGCGCGGTGGAGGACCTGTTCCTCGATCAATCGAACGCGGTGCAGACCGTCGCGCCGGCAAGCACGCCGGGTGGCGCACCGCCACCACCACCGGGCGGCACCGCGCCACGCGGCACGACCCTGGCACAGGTCCAGTCGGACATCGGGTTCATCCCGCGCGTCGATTCCGGGCGGGTCACCGGCCTGGTTGTCCGCTCACAGGGCTCGGGCGCTGCATTCCGCGCCGCTAATTTGCGCGATGGCGATATCGTCACCGCGATCGGTGGCCGTGCCGTGACCGGGCAGGGGGACATCGAACGCGTCGCCGGACAATTGGCGGGCGGCGGCAATTTGTCGCTGACCGTCGAACGCGGCAACACCATTATTCCACTCGTCATCACGATAGCGGGCCAATGA
- a CDS encoding 2OG-Fe(II) oxygenase — MPDPFTPIYGSGHPSDAMVAHLAAQPGVQRVPSPKLTLFLRKAFLSPDLCAALIERIEAQRRPSTISDSNGDSGFRTSETCDLDRDDPAVATVDALIMRFTGLDPAHGEPMQGQRYAVGQEFKAHTDYFEPAGLDYSKYCSVAGQRTWTVMIYLNQTEAGGATRFKTIDKIVQPEIGKLLAWNNLRPDGTPNPATIHQGMKVRSGVKYVVTKWFRERPWGSA, encoded by the coding sequence ATGCCTGACCCTTTCACCCCGATATACGGATCCGGCCACCCTTCAGATGCAATGGTCGCGCATCTCGCCGCGCAGCCCGGCGTACAGCGTGTGCCGAGCCCCAAACTGACACTGTTCCTGCGCAAGGCCTTTCTGTCGCCCGACCTGTGTGCGGCGTTGATCGAGCGGATCGAAGCGCAACGTCGCCCCTCGACCATTTCCGATTCGAACGGCGATTCGGGCTTCCGCACCAGCGAAACCTGCGACCTCGATCGCGACGATCCGGCGGTCGCGACGGTCGATGCGCTGATCATGCGCTTCACCGGGCTGGACCCGGCGCATGGCGAACCGATGCAGGGACAGCGCTATGCGGTCGGTCAGGAGTTCAAGGCACATACGGACTATTTCGAACCAGCCGGCCTCGACTATTCCAAATATTGCAGCGTGGCGGGACAGCGCACCTGGACCGTGATGATCTATCTCAACCAGACCGAGGCGGGCGGCGCGACGCGTTTCAAGACGATCGACAAGATCGTCCAGCCCGAAATCGGCAAATTGCTCGCCTGGAACAATCTGCGGCCCGACGGCACGCCCAATCCGGCGACGATCCATCAGGGCATGAAGGTGCGCTCGGGCGTGAAATATGTCGTGACGAAATGGTTCAGGGAGCGGCCCTGGGGCTCGGCGTGA
- a CDS encoding ABC transporter substrate-binding protein, whose amino-acid sequence MVQGAALGLGVTTPSSFRTKRTDGSAVLIGALLPLTRPGWVEAGRHLLAGLEQAVRDVNDAGGIAERPLELVVRDTAADPQKAVAAVDELDSLGVAAIAGEYHSVVARTAAARANALGLPFLCSSAVIDALTEQPTKWVARLAPAQSHGWRIFADFLLGAGHRRIAIAAEPSVYWAAGSRILKEYLAPRGCTIAEIDMRSLAPAAVCDHLADSRATALLLLVGHPEPAVPIVKSVRRDERLAGVLIGAPAGQPEFAEWAALLGEDGTAIPFLRYLPERLSPYGVKVETALRERLGEAPSFVALEGYDSMIVLADMLRSQGVNRTRIAEGWAGVAIEGTRGPIRFSRTPGSGIWQWTWPPVQVVDRDPAEPGRFRILHAG is encoded by the coding sequence ATGGTTCAGGGAGCGGCCCTGGGGCTCGGCGTGACTACGCCATCATCATTCCGGACAAAACGCACAGACGGCTCGGCCGTACTGATCGGCGCTCTACTTCCGCTAACCAGGCCGGGCTGGGTCGAGGCAGGTCGACACTTGCTCGCCGGACTCGAACAGGCGGTTCGCGACGTCAACGACGCCGGCGGGATCGCTGAACGACCACTCGAACTGGTGGTGCGAGACACCGCGGCTGACCCACAAAAAGCGGTCGCGGCCGTCGATGAACTGGATAGCCTGGGCGTGGCCGCAATAGCGGGGGAATATCACAGCGTCGTCGCCCGCACCGCCGCCGCCCGGGCCAACGCACTCGGCCTGCCATTCCTTTGCTCTTCAGCCGTGATCGACGCACTCACCGAACAGCCGACAAAATGGGTCGCTCGGCTCGCCCCGGCACAGTCTCATGGCTGGCGGATCTTCGCTGATTTCCTCCTCGGCGCGGGCCACCGTCGGATCGCTATAGCTGCCGAACCGAGCGTCTATTGGGCAGCAGGCTCGCGCATTTTAAAGGAGTATCTCGCACCGCGCGGATGCACCATTGCCGAAATCGATATGCGTTCGCTCGCCCCGGCGGCGGTGTGCGATCACCTTGCCGACAGTCGCGCGACAGCCCTGCTTCTGCTGGTCGGCCATCCGGAGCCGGCGGTGCCGATCGTCAAGTCCGTCCGCCGCGACGAGCGCCTCGCCGGAGTGCTGATCGGCGCGCCGGCCGGGCAGCCGGAATTCGCCGAATGGGCGGCGTTGCTGGGTGAGGACGGCACCGCGATTCCTTTCCTGCGCTACTTGCCGGAGCGCCTCAGCCCATATGGTGTAAAAGTCGAGACGGCTTTGCGCGAGCGGCTGGGCGAAGCGCCCTCCTTCGTCGCGTTGGAGGGTTATGATTCGATGATCGTCCTCGCCGATATGTTGCGTTCTCAAGGCGTGAACCGGACGCGCATTGCCGAGGGTTGGGCGGGCGTCGCGATCGAAGGCACTCGCGGACCGATCCGGTTTTCCCGCACGCCGGGCAGCGGCATTTGGCAATGGACCTGGCCACCTGTCCAGGTGGTAGACCGGGATCCAGCGGAGCCCGGCCGCTTCAGGATTCTTCACGCTGGCTGA
- a CDS encoding TonB-dependent receptor produces the protein MSKPLSLASLLLVSTALVSPAAFAQTADPTGPTQSATPAADPATATQPAPQEEPIEVSIPGGGDPGPDIVVTSTRARNIIRTTPQVVSVLSSADIARTGEGDIAGALQRVTGLSVVGNGYVYVRGLGDRYSLALLNGSPLPSPEPLKRVVPLDIFPTSVIASSFVQKSYSANFPGEFGGGVINLTTKAIPREAFLSVGGSVSGDTVTTGQLGYTYAGSKTDWTGFDNGTRTLSPLFQDALSSGNLITVGADYTTEELGLLASSLSNARTTVLQRNDNMPVNFSGEVTGGGSIDLGGAELGLIATASLSNTWRTRQSLQQTAGAPDLSIADNNFNRVITDNRVVASGLIGAGLEFGDNKIRWTNLYIRDTLKQARLAVGNRFISADRDLMVQDTAWYERQLIDTQLTGEFKFDKLSLDLRGGYANTKREAPYERSFTYVRTNQASDPTGNKFVNDLGGNNLEGVATVSFSDLNEDLYSAGADLSYQLATGITGTVGYAFTDTDRTSTRRDFTYRGSNLPISVRQLRPDYLLSDYTIQTYDIVLLETSGSAGTAAFEAKLRTHAGYGQLKAEIIPGVKVDLGVRYETAKQTVVPIDLFGNGASSIVSTNLNNDYWLPAATLTWEVADDMQVRVSGSKTIARPQFRELVSQIYLDTDSNRQFRGNPSLVDSKLTNAEARYEWFFARDQRVTLGAFYKKIDRPIETFSSFNSDGSVNTSFANAPEATLYGAEFEAQKYFNLADMFKGSKFFSSRRLLLVANYTYTKSKIKVGADDLAIINGVPQGAANLFLDGQPLTGQSDHLANLQIGIEDTDKLSQFTFLVNYASKRVTSRGPSAQPDIYEKPGIELDFVARQGVKLFGLDTEVKFTARNILATKYQEYQQLGDNKIFYNRYDVGAKFSLGIGFNF, from the coding sequence ATGTCGAAGCCGCTCAGTCTGGCGAGCTTGCTCCTCGTTTCCACCGCGCTCGTGTCGCCTGCCGCCTTTGCGCAGACCGCCGACCCGACCGGACCGACGCAAAGCGCGACGCCCGCCGCGGACCCCGCCACCGCAACTCAGCCGGCACCACAAGAGGAGCCGATCGAGGTCTCGATCCCCGGCGGCGGCGACCCCGGCCCCGATATCGTCGTGACCAGCACGCGCGCGCGCAACATTATCCGCACCACGCCGCAGGTCGTCTCGGTCCTGTCGAGCGCCGATATCGCGCGCACGGGCGAGGGTGATATCGCTGGCGCGTTGCAACGCGTTACGGGCCTGAGCGTGGTCGGTAACGGCTATGTCTATGTCCGCGGCCTTGGTGACCGTTATTCGCTCGCCTTGCTCAACGGCTCGCCATTGCCCAGCCCGGAACCGCTTAAGCGCGTCGTACCGCTCGATATCTTCCCGACCAGCGTGATCGCATCGTCGTTCGTGCAGAAAAGCTATTCGGCGAACTTCCCCGGCGAATTCGGCGGCGGCGTGATCAACCTGACGACCAAGGCGATCCCGCGCGAGGCATTCCTGTCGGTCGGCGGCTCGGTTAGCGGCGATACCGTCACCACCGGCCAACTCGGCTATACCTATGCCGGCAGCAAGACCGACTGGACCGGTTTCGATAACGGTACGCGCACCTTGTCGCCGCTGTTTCAGGATGCGTTGTCGAGCGGCAATCTGATCACCGTCGGTGCCGATTACACCACGGAAGAGCTTGGCCTGCTCGCCTCCAGCCTGTCCAACGCGCGCACCACCGTGCTCCAGCGCAACGACAATATGCCGGTCAATTTCTCCGGCGAGGTTACCGGCGGCGGGTCGATCGACCTTGGCGGCGCGGAGCTTGGCCTGATCGCGACGGCCAGTCTGAGCAACACCTGGCGCACACGGCAGTCGTTGCAGCAGACCGCCGGCGCGCCCGACCTGTCGATCGCCGATAACAATTTCAACCGCGTGATCACCGACAATCGCGTCGTGGCGAGCGGGCTGATCGGTGCGGGTCTCGAATTCGGCGACAACAAGATCCGCTGGACCAACCTTTACATCCGCGACACGTTGAAACAGGCGCGGCTGGCGGTCGGCAACCGTTTCATCTCGGCCGATCGCGACCTGATGGTCCAGGACACGGCGTGGTACGAACGCCAGCTGATCGACACCCAGCTGACCGGAGAATTCAAATTCGACAAGTTGAGCCTCGATCTGCGCGGTGGCTATGCCAACACCAAGCGCGAGGCGCCCTATGAGCGCAGCTTCACCTATGTCCGCACCAATCAGGCCTCGGACCCGACCGGCAACAAGTTCGTCAACGACCTTGGCGGCAATAATCTCGAGGGTGTCGCCACGGTATCGTTCAGTGACCTGAACGAGGATCTCTATTCGGCCGGCGCCGATCTCAGTTATCAGCTCGCGACGGGCATCACCGGCACGGTTGGTTACGCCTTCACCGATACCGATCGCACCTCGACCCGGCGCGACTTCACCTATCGCGGCAGCAACCTGCCGATCAGCGTGCGGCAGCTGCGTCCCGATTACCTGCTCTCGGACTATACGATCCAGACCTATGATATCGTGCTGCTCGAAACGTCCGGCTCGGCCGGTACGGCGGCGTTCGAGGCCAAGCTGCGCACTCATGCCGGCTACGGCCAGCTCAAGGCGGAGATCATCCCCGGCGTGAAGGTCGATCTGGGTGTGCGCTACGAAACCGCCAAGCAGACGGTCGTGCCGATCGATTTGTTCGGCAATGGCGCCAGCTCGATCGTCTCGACCAATCTAAACAATGATTATTGGCTGCCCGCGGCGACGCTGACCTGGGAAGTGGCCGACGATATGCAGGTTCGCGTCAGCGGATCGAAGACGATCGCGCGCCCACAGTTCCGCGAACTCGTGTCGCAAATCTATCTCGACACTGATTCGAACCGCCAGTTCCGCGGCAACCCGTCACTGGTCGATTCGAAGCTGACCAACGCCGAAGCACGCTATGAATGGTTTTTCGCGCGTGATCAGCGCGTGACGCTCGGCGCCTTCTACAAGAAGATCGACCGTCCGATCGAAACCTTCTCGTCCTTCAACTCGGACGGGTCGGTCAACACCAGTTTCGCCAACGCGCCCGAGGCGACCTTGTACGGTGCCGAGTTCGAGGCGCAGAAATATTTCAACCTCGCCGACATGTTCAAGGGCAGCAAATTCTTCTCCAGCCGCCGCTTGTTGCTGGTCGCCAACTACACCTACACCAAATCCAAGATCAAAGTCGGTGCGGACGATCTGGCGATCATCAACGGTGTGCCACAAGGCGCGGCGAACCTGTTTCTCGACGGCCAGCCGCTGACCGGGCAGTCGGACCATCTCGCCAATCTGCAGATCGGTATCGAGGATACCGACAAGTTGTCGCAATTCACATTCCTGGTGAATTACGCCAGCAAGCGCGTCACCAGTCGTGGCCCATCGGCCCAGCCCGACATCTACGAAAAGCCCGGTATCGAGCTCGACTTCGTCGCACGTCAGGGCGTCAAGCTGTTCGGTCTCGACACTGAGGTGAAGTTCACCGCGCGCAACATCCTGGCGACCAAATATCAGGAATATCAGCAGCTCGGCGACAACAAGATCTTCTACAACCGCTATGATGTCGGGGCGAAATTCTCGCTCGGGATCGGCTTCAACTTCTAG